Proteins co-encoded in one Gossypium arboreum isolate Shixiya-1 chromosome 11, ASM2569848v2, whole genome shotgun sequence genomic window:
- the LOC108471105 gene encoding uncharacterized protein LOC108471105 produces MSSASIAVNSPSSSNHFIKDGVTSVNVNRLCSFSFESGLFGSKIPTKKLSLSVNGTRPTRPERISYSGLEPVKASSRSFDVVIVGAGVIGLTIARQFLAGSDLSVAVVDKAVPCSGATGAGQGYIWMVHKNPASETWELTKRSHQLWKMLAETIRDQGMDPLQVLGWKKTGSLLVGRTPEDSVMLRKRVSQLSEACVRAEYLSTDELHYKEPAIYVGTDGGAAFAPDDCQLDAHQAVSYIEKVNRSFAPEGRYAEFYHEQVTGLVRSTSSGEFEAVQTSNNTLYGKAIVVAAGCWSRSLMHDLFKGSHIQLDALVMPRKGHLLVFENFNPLQLNHGSMEVGYVDYQNATFPLGLDDQSQTLSVSMTATTDTMGNLVLGSSRQFAGFSTEVDDSIVLHIWKRAGEFFPKLKEPSLTDFIKNRKVRVGLRPYMPDGKPVIGNVPGLSNLFLATGHEGGGLSMALGTAEMVVDMVLSNTTYVDSSPFAAQGRCC; encoded by the exons ATGTCTTCAGCTTCAATTGCAGTTAACTCCCCAAGCTCCTCAAACCATTTTATCAAAGATGGCGTCACTTCAGTCAATGTAAATCGATTATGTTCCTTCTCATTCGAATCAGGCTTGTTCGGATCCAAAATCCCAACGAAAAAGCTCTCACTCTCGGTCAACGGAACCAGACCAACCCGACCCGAACGCATCAGTTATTCGGGTTTAGAACCGGTGAAGGCCTCTTCCCGTTCTTTCGACGTCGTGATTGTGGGCGCAGGAGTCATCGGGTTGACAATCGCCCGACAATTTCTAGCCGGATCGGATCTATCCGTTGCGGTCGTCGATAAGGCCGTACCTTGCTCCGGTGCCACTGGTGCTG GACAGGGCTACATATGGATGGTACATAAAAATCCTGCAAGTGAGACATGGGAACTTACCAAAAGAAGTCACCAACTGTGGAAGATGTTGGCTGAGACGATACGAGACCAAGGCATGGACCCACTTCAAGTATTGGGTTGGAAGAAGACAG GAAGCTTGTTAGTGGGCAGAACTCCTGAGGATTCAGTCATGTTAAGAAAGAGAGTGAGTCAGCTGTCTGAAGCTTGTGTGAGAGCTGAGTATTTGTCCACTGATGAATTGCATTACAAGGAACCTGCCATTTATGTCGGGACTGATGGTGGAGCTGCTTTTGCACCTGATGATTGCCAGTTGGATGCTCATCAAGCTGTTTCTTATATCGAAAAG GTTAACAGATCTTTTGCACCGGAAGGCAGATATGCAGAGTTCTATCATGAGCAAGTTACAGGTTTAGTAAG ATCTACTAGCAGTGGGGAGTTTGAAGCTGTTCAGACTTCCAATAATACCTTGTATGGTAAGGCCATTGTAGTTGCAGCTGGTTGTTGGAGTCGGTCATTGATGCATGACCTATTCAAAGGTTCACATATTCAATTGGATGCCCttgtaatgcctcgtaag GGTCACCTTCTTGTCTTTGAGAACTTTAATCCCCTTCAACTGAATCACGGTTCGATGGAGGTTGGTTATGTTGATTATCAAAATGCAACTTTTCCTTTAGGGCTCGATGATCAGAGCCAAACCCTTTCTGTTTCAATGACAGCCACAACCGACACGATGGGTAATCTTGTTCTAG GAAGCAGCCGTCAGTTTGCTGGGTTCAGCACCGAGGTAGATGACTCTATCGTCCTTCACATATGGAAACGGGCTGGAGAGTTCTTTCCCAAATTAAAAGAGCCGTCTCTTACAGATTTCATCAAGAACCGAAAAGTGAGAGTAGGCCTACGCCCTTACA TGCCTGACGGGAAGCCAGTCATAGGAAATGTTCCTGGTTTGTCGAACTTGTTTCTTGCAACTGGACATGAAGGAGGAGGTCTCTCTATG GCTTTGGGAACTGCAGAGATGGTTGTTGATATGGTATTGAGCAATACCACTTATGTTGATAGTTCACCATTTGCTGCTCAAGGTCGATGTTGTTAG
- the LOC108471615 gene encoding uncharacterized protein LOC108471615 has protein sequence MEGESVTNYYARTMEICNRMWFHGEKIEDVTIKENILHSMTLKFNYVIYAKESKDINELSLDEFQSSFLVHEQKMNRNSTSKEQALKTSTFISSSNFRGRDKGRGRGRGRVDQGSKDGGNINDNENYKNQ, from the coding sequence ATGGAAGGGGAATCTGTCACTAACTATTATGCTAGAACCATGGAGATTTGTAATAGGATGTGGTTTCATGGTGAGAAGATAGAGGATGTCACCATAAAGGAGAATATTTTGCACTCCATGACGCTAAAGTTTAACTATGTCATTTACGCCAAAGAGTCAAAAGATATAAATGAATTGTCTCTTGACGAGTTTCAAAGCTCTTTTTTGGTGCATGAGCAAAAAATGAATCGTAATTCAACCTCCAAGGAACAAGCTTTAAAGACTTCTACTTTTATTTCTTCTTCCAATTTTAGAGGAAGGGATAAAGGTAGAGGTAGAGGTAGAGGAAGAGTAGATCAAGGTAGTAAAGATGGTGGCAACATAAATGACAACGAGAATTACAAAAATCAATGA
- the LOC108471094 gene encoding uncharacterized protein LOC108471094 — protein MAISTLQKLTSQIHRLPSLSSQILTRSSATLTSSPSSSKKVADRLVKLFAIDPEGQKREVVGLAGQTLLRALTNSGLIDPDSHRLEEIDACSAECEVNIAQEWLEKLPPRTYDEEYVLVRNSRGRILNKHSRLGCQVVLTPHLQGMVVAVPKAKPWDIP, from the coding sequence atggcGATTTCGACGCTCCAAAAACTCACCTCCCAAATCCACCGTCTCCCATCTCTCTCCTCCCAAATCCTCACCCGATCCTCCGCCACCTTAACTTCCTCCCCCTCCTCTTCCAAAAAAGTTGCTGATCGGCTCGTCAAGCTCTTCGCCATCGACCCTGAAGGCCAGAAGCGTGAGGTTGTCGGCCTAGCTGGCCAGACCTTACTTCGTGCCTTGACTAACAGCGGCCTGATCGACCCCGACTCTCACCGCCTCGAGGAGATCGACGCTTGCTCCGCCGAATGCGAGGTCAACATTGCACAGGAGTGGCTCGAGAAGCTTCCGCCACGTACCTATGATGAGGAGTATGTGTTGGTGAGGAATTCGAGGGGTCGCATCTTGAACAAGCATTCCAGGCTTGGATGTCAGGTCGTGCTTACGCCTCATCTCCAAGGTATGGTCGTCGCCGTCCCCAAGGCTAAGCCGTGGGATATTCCATAA
- the LOC108473648 gene encoding serine carboxypeptidase-like 20: MANNFLYFCLFCSLVVLTHSAPEEALVTQLPGFSGTFPSNHYSGYVNVDQNHGKNMFYYFVESERNPSEDPLVLWLNGGPGCSSFDGFVYEHGPFNFEAAKANESLPQLHLNPYSWSKVSNIIYLDSPVGVGFSYSKNKSDYETGDVQTAIDTHAFLLKWFELYSEFLPNPFFIAGESYAGVYVPTLSSEVVKGIVAQKKPIPNFKGYLVGNGVADDEFDGNALVPFAHGMGLISDELYEEVNSECKGNFYIPLSETCESKLEKVEKNIKDLNIYDILEPCYHAPETLENTDIKIRLPSSFQKLGETNRPLAVRTRMFGRAWPLRAPVRDGIVPTWPQLLDAESVPCTDDTVATQWLNNPAVRKAIHAEEETAIGKWELCTDKILYDHDAGSMIMYHKNLTSGGYRALIYSGDHDMCVPFTGSQAWTRSIGYEIVDEWRPWMSNGQVAGYLQGYANNLTFLTIKGAGHTVPEYKPQEAFDFYSRFLAGKAI; encoded by the exons ATGGCTAACAATTTCCTATATTTTTGCCTCTTCTGTAGCTTAGTTGTATTAACTCATTCAGCTCCTGAGGAGGCTCTGGTCACTCAACTCCCtggcttttctggcacttttcctTCAAATCACTACTCTGG GTATGTGAATGTCGATCAAAATCATGGCAAGAACATGTTTTACTATTTTGTGGAATCTGAAAGGAATCCGTCAGAGGATCCACTGGTTCTTTGGCTCAATGGTGGACCTGGATGTTCCAGCTTTGACGGCTTTGTTTACGAGCACG GGCCTTTCAATTTTGAAGCAGCAAAGGCAAATGAGAGTTTGCCCCAACTACATCTCAATCCCTATAGTTGGTCCAAG gtCTCTAACATTATATATTTAGATTCTCCAGTCGGTGTTGGGTTTTCGTATTCGAAGAACAAAAGTGATTATGAGACTGGTGATGTACAGACTGCCATTGACACCCATGCATTTTTGCTCAAG TGGTTTGAACTATACTCTGAGTTCCTTCCAAACCCCTTTTTTATTGCCGGAGAGTCATATGCTGGTGTATATGTGCCTACTCTATCTTCTGAAGTCGTGAAAG GAATTGTTGCTCAGAAGAAGCCTATTCCTAATTTCAAG GGATATTTGGTGGGAAATGGAGTTGCAGATGATGAATTTGATGGCAACGCTCTTGTTCCGTTTGCCCATGGGATGGGCCTGATCTCAGATGAACTATATGAG GAGGTTAACAGTGAGTGCAAGGGTAATTTCTACATTCCACTCAGTGAAACTTGTGAAAGCAAACTGGAAAAGGTTGAGAAG AACATAAAGGATTTAAACATATACGACATCCTGGAACCTTGTTACCATGCACCAGAAACGCTTGAGAATACAGATATTAAGATTAGACTACCTTCAAGCTTCCAGAAGCTCGGTGAGACCAACAGGCCTCTTGCTGTAAGGACAAGGATGTTCGGTCGTGCCTGGCCGCTTAGAGCTCCTGTGAGAGATGGAATTGTTCCAACATGGCCACAACTTCTTGATGCCGAAAGTGTTCCATGTACC GATGATACAGTAGCAACACAATGGCTGAATAATCCAGCAGTTAGGAAGGCAATTCATGCTGAAGAG GAGACTGCAATCGGCAAATGGGAGTTATGCACGGACAAGATCTTGTATGATCACGATGCTGGAAGCATGATCATGTATCACAAGAATCTTACTTCTGGTGGGTATCGAGCACTCATATACAG TGGGGATCATGATATGTGTGTTCCATTCACTGGGAGCCAAGCCTGGACGAGATCCATTGGATACGAGATAGTAGATGAATGGAGGCCATGGATGTCCAATGGACAAGTTGCTGG GTATTTACAAGGTTATGCGAACAACCTGACCTTTTTAACCATAAAG GGAGCAGGACATACTGTTCCAGAATACAAACCTCAAGAGGCATTCGATTTTTATAGCAGATTCCTTGCAGGGAAAGCTATATGA
- the LOC108473647 gene encoding poly(A)-specific ribonuclease PARN-like — MVALIRRRFFGTKISPNSHRHKLQWSVKQVTKSNFSDSLQEFKSHLSASDFVAVSLQNTGSFSAPWNRVSSFDSPETAYLKVRRAAERFQLLQFAICPFTISGSKVTAHPYNFHLFPRDELNIGMPSYSFSCQTSYLTAMARQGFDFNACIYDGISYLSRAQELAAIVRMANPINLNYVVEASSSPPTVADTVFVERVKCRIKHWKKSCIDSTSKKIDDALVKSLQKLVLGGEQYGSRPCMTIAVCSERQVQLVSEMLREFFDDLVALKIPTKGGGTQAVRVVLTSSKEDKSLLERELQNAEEEQNKKMRGFREVIELVSASQKPVVSHNTLNDFSVIHSKFIAPLPLDVNEFLNSLQSNFPLIFDVNHMMKGIGPLENVTSIPAAVSHLKNRFFAPIEMELSHGALLDESKIHGQTVVRICYLFAKLCSVLKITPGSIQSSDGKVLDGYANVFRSCSGNSEESLDGGIRIWTNSPRKVDCKDLVFLWGFRNRPSAGMLKSLLQGSHDVFSEEFDVCLVDKSCAIVVFFHPNLSQAFLDVMNSEEISGSLKELVSEGLRAADYDTYKRACSLGLWETDLASSLDKASATPDHLSQRDPETKPAEIYWCNDLIINLDDL, encoded by the exons ATGGTGGCTTTAATAAGGAGACGTTTTTTTGGCACCAAAATATCCCCAAACAGCCATCGGCATAAGCTCCAATGGAGCGTAAAGCAGGTTACCAAATCCAACTTCAGTGACTCACTCCAGGAGTTCAAGTCCCACCTCTCCGCTTCCGACTTCGTCGCGGTTTCGCTCCAGAACACCGGTTCTTTCTCCGCTCCTTGGAACCGAGTCTCCTCCTTCGACTCGCCGGAAACCGCTTACCTCAAGGTCCGTCGCGCCGCCGAACGCTTCCAGCTCCTCCAGTTCGCCATCTGCCCCTTTACGATATCTGGCTCCAAAGTCACTGCCCACCC GTATAATTTCCATTTGTTCCCAAGGGATGAATTAAACATTGGGATGCCTTCTTACAGTTTTTCATGCCAAACTTCTTATTTGACAGCTATGGCTCGACAAGGTTTCGATTTTAATGCTTGCATATATGATG GTATATCGTACTTATCGAGAGCACAAGAGTTGGCAGCAATAGTTCGAATGGCCAAtccaattaatttaaattatgttGTGGAAGCTTCTTCTTCCCCTCCGACTGTTGCTGATACAGTATTTGTAGAAAGGGTTAAATGTCGTATTAAGCATTGGAAAAAGTCCTGTATCGACTCCACAAGCAAAAAGATAGATG ATGCTCTTGTAAAATCACTGCAAAAACTTGTCTTAGGGGGTGAACAGTATGGGTCTAGACCATGCATGACAATAGCCGTATGCAGTGAACGTCAAGTTCAACTTGTATCAGAG ATGTTGAGAGAGTTCTTTGATGATCTTGTTGCTTTAAAAATCCCAACAAAGGGTGGAGGAACCCAGGCAGTTCGTGTTGTTTTAACAAGTTCAAAAGAAGACAAGAGTCTTCTTGAG AGGGAGCTTCAGAATGCTGAAGAGGAACAAAACAAGAAAATGAGGGGCTTTCGAGAGGTGATCGAATTGGTATCTGCTTCACAGAAACCTGTTGTCTCCCACAATACCCTTAATG ATTTCTCTGTTATTCATTCAAAATTCATAGCTCCACTTCCTCTCGACGTGAATGAGTTCCTTAACTCTTTACAATCCAATTTTCcccttatatttgatgttaacCATATGATGAAGGGAATTGGTCCTCTAGAAAATGTGACCAGCATACCTGCAGCTGTATCTCACCTCAAGAATCGTTTCTTTGCGCCCATTGAAATGGAACTTTCCCATGGAG CTTTGTTAGATGAAAGCAAGATTCATGGGCAAACTGTTGTAAGAATATGTTATTTATTTGCAAAATTGTGCTCTGTACTGAAGATCACCCCCGGTTCTATCCAGTCTAGTGATGGAAAAGTCCTTGATGGGTATGCAAATGTCTTCAGATCATGTTCTGGAAATTCTGAAGAATCACTTGACGGGGGTATCAGAATTTGGACAAATAGCCCAAGAAAAGTAGATTGCAAGGATTTAGTTTTCTTGTGGGGATTCAGGAACAGGCCGTCTGCTGGAATGCTTAAGAGCCTGCTTCAAGGGTCCCATGATGTTTTCTCTGAAGAATTTGATGTCTGTTTAGTTGATAAGAGCTGTGCCATTGTGGTTTTCTTTCATCCTAATTTATCTCAAGCTTTCCTGGATGTAATGAATAGTGAAGAAATCAGTGGATCATTAAAGGAATTGGTCTCAGAAGGCTTAAGGGCAGCAGATTATGACACATACAAGAGGGCCTGTAGTTTGGGTTTATGGGAGACAGATTTAGCAAGTTCCTTAGACAAAGCCTCTGCAACTCCTGATCACTTATCTCAAAGAGATCCGGAAACAAAGCCAGCCGAGATTTACTGGTGCAATGACTTAATTATTAACTTGGACGACTTGTAA